The Patescibacteria group bacterium genome has a window encoding:
- a CDS encoding ATP-binding protein, which yields MQINFLTTTSLILVFSSLSVILIVFRFGTLNAIHRAWLAMNVSILGWAIGATILSIKTLELGTALQIAKITNIFVTSIALTLLHFIHTLTNKPNLKTCLFFYCFGYIFIIMMFIPNAVYTNLIHSYNYLLLPIRGPFYLAWFVFWLLTVILAHFYLIIFYIRNIDKKQKTEVLLLFIALAIGCICGAINFLYFINFWFYPLANFGISLYCMIFTYAVFKHQIMGLEIVLRKGLLYSSLITIFTCIYLIVILISEWLFRGILGYRSFFLSLLSAVIIALLFNPLRDKIQNYIDRLFLGKTTKELAKENELLKQEIERAERLKAVSSLALGVAHEIKNPLTALKTFTEFLPEKYKDENFLKKFSKIVPKEVDRINRIVRQLLDFSKPEPPLLRSINICDSIKEILELMSNNFLKKKIQIVEQYDDYNLAANIDTGQIKQVLFNIIINAIDSMPNGGKICISTKSVEDKRIEIILKDDGCGISKENLKNVFNPFFSTKDKGTGLGLAICHQIIKNHNGTIRIESELGLGTSVIVRLPRA from the coding sequence ATGCAAATAAATTTCCTTACTACTACTAGCCTTATTCTTGTATTTTCGTCCTTATCGGTAATCCTTATAGTATTCAGATTTGGTACCCTTAATGCTATTCATAGAGCCTGGCTTGCAATGAATGTTTCAATCCTTGGATGGGCCATTGGGGCAACTATTCTAAGCATAAAAACTCTTGAATTAGGGACAGCATTGCAGATTGCAAAGATAACTAACATTTTTGTTACTTCGATAGCTCTTACATTATTACATTTTATTCATACTTTAACCAACAAGCCAAATTTAAAAACGTGTCTCTTCTTCTACTGCTTTGGCTATATTTTCATCATCATGATGTTCATACCAAATGCAGTATATACAAATTTAATCCATTCATATAATTATCTTTTACTCCCAATAAGGGGCCCCTTCTATCTAGCTTGGTTTGTTTTTTGGCTTCTCACCGTAATCTTAGCACATTTCTATTTAATCATTTTTTATATAAGAAATATTGATAAAAAACAAAAAACCGAGGTACTCTTACTATTCATTGCCCTCGCTATTGGGTGTATTTGCGGAGCGATTAACTTTTTATATTTTATTAACTTTTGGTTTTACCCATTAGCCAATTTTGGTATATCACTTTACTGTATGATTTTTACTTATGCGGTTTTTAAACACCAGATTATGGGGCTCGAGATAGTTCTTCGGAAAGGCCTCCTCTATTCAAGTCTGATAACTATTTTTACCTGTATATATTTAATCGTTATCCTCATCAGCGAATGGTTATTTAGAGGCATCCTTGGGTATAGATCTTTTTTTCTCAGTCTACTATCCGCTGTGATTATCGCTCTTTTGTTTAATCCTTTACGTGATAAAATTCAAAATTATATCGACCGTCTTTTCCTGGGGAAAACAACCAAGGAATTAGCCAAAGAAAATGAATTGCTTAAACAAGAAATTGAGCGTGCCGAGCGGCTCAAGGCTGTGAGCTCTCTTGCGCTTGGAGTCGCTCATGAGATAAAAAACCCTTTGACGGCGCTAAAGACATTCACTGAATTTTTACCGGAAAAATACAAAGATGAAAACTTTTTAAAAAAATTTTCTAAAATTGTCCCCAAGGAAGTCGACAGGATTAACCGTATCGTACGACAACTTTTAGATTTTTCTAAACCAGAACCCCCTCTGCTAAGGTCCATTAACATTTGTGATAGTATCAAAGAAATACTTGAATTAATGAGCAATAATTTTTTGAAGAAAAAAATACAGATCGTTGAACAATATGACGATTACAATCTAGCTGCAAATATTGATACCGGACAGATTAAACAAGTCTTATTTAACATTATTATCAATGCAATAGATTCGATGCCCAATGGTGGAAAAATCTGCATTTCAACAAAATCTGTTGAAGACAAAAGAATTGAGATAATTTTAAAAGATGACGGCTGCGGAATATCAAAGGAAAATCTAAAAAATGTCTTTAACCCGTTTTTTAGCACAAAGGATAAAGGAACGGGGTTAGGCCTTGCTATTTGTCATCAAATCATCAAAAATCATAATGGTACAATTAGAATTGAAAGTGAATTAGGTTTGGGTACTTCTGTAATAGTTAGGCTGCCGCGAGCGTAG
- a CDS encoding ATP-binding protein: MSSINWFFFSSLSLSITSLFLIIVLLIFGNEKVHKMWLFFNVALFIWGTSATLSSIIPFSHINLVDFCWRIGCFAVTFTSPAISHIAFYLSKRNLKKFTLAAYAQAFIFGILIVSTNLVFRIADIPFQGKILVNMGPLYFYWFLAWFITCLYTHLVLINSYLIDKNSGIQYFQIPLLISFLIGSLNFLIPLRFSIFQIGNFGCTLYCLLVTYFIFRHHLIGMQIIYKRGLFYSILITLLIVTYLSLVILTEWLFKGLFGYKSIIVSLFFSTIIAILFNPIRERVQKFVDRIFLGKTPQEIANENNLLKQKLEHSERLKTASALALGLAHEIKNPITTIKTFAEYLPEKLDDKDFLKKFSRLIPAETERINNIIQQLLRFSKPSAPKFQQTYIQQIIRENLAFLNSEFLKRRIELSEIYEDENNTIHADPEQIKQVFFNIIFNAMEAIPRGGTIVIEIKLLDNYFLEISIKDNGSGISKDDLPHIFDPFFSKKESGTGLGLAITHQIVKNHNGKIEVQSKINKGTIVKLQFPIYQCK, encoded by the coding sequence ATGTCTTCAATAAACTGGTTCTTCTTCTCAAGCCTATCCCTCAGCATAACATCTTTATTTCTTATAATTGTTCTTCTAATTTTTGGAAATGAAAAAGTACATAAAATGTGGCTCTTCTTTAATGTTGCCCTTTTTATCTGGGGAACATCTGCCACCCTATCCAGCATTATTCCTTTTTCTCATATTAACCTAGTTGATTTTTGCTGGCGTATAGGTTGCTTTGCCGTAACTTTTACTTCTCCGGCAATTAGTCACATAGCTTTTTATCTTTCGAAAAGAAATCTCAAAAAATTTACATTAGCTGCCTATGCACAAGCATTCATTTTCGGCATCCTAATCGTCTCTACAAATTTAGTATTTAGAATAGCGGATATCCCATTCCAAGGCAAAATCCTTGTAAATATGGGACCATTATATTTTTATTGGTTTTTAGCTTGGTTCATCACTTGCTTATATACCCATCTAGTTTTAATTAATAGTTATTTAATCGATAAAAACTCGGGAATTCAATATTTCCAAATTCCGCTGCTAATCTCTTTTCTTATCGGATCATTGAATTTTTTAATACCTCTAAGATTTTCTATTTTCCAGATAGGTAACTTTGGATGCACACTGTATTGTCTACTTGTTACTTATTTCATTTTCAGACACCATCTTATTGGAATGCAAATTATATATAAAAGAGGACTCTTCTATTCAATCCTCATTACTCTTTTAATAGTTACATATCTATCATTAGTAATTTTGACAGAATGGTTATTCAAGGGCTTATTTGGTTATAAATCAATAATTGTTAGTTTATTTTTTTCAACCATTATTGCAATATTATTTAATCCGATTCGAGAACGAGTACAAAAATTTGTTGATAGAATATTCCTCGGGAAAACACCTCAAGAAATAGCCAACGAAAACAATCTTCTAAAGCAAAAGCTCGAACACTCTGAACGTCTAAAAACCGCCAGCGCATTGGCTTTGGGACTCGCTCATGAAATTAAAAATCCAATAACGACAATCAAAACCTTTGCTGAATATCTACCAGAAAAACTTGATGATAAAGATTTTTTAAAAAAATTTTCTAGGCTTATTCCAGCTGAAACAGAACGCATTAATAATATCATTCAACAACTACTCCGATTTTCCAAGCCTTCAGCTCCAAAATTTCAACAAACATATATTCAACAGATCATCCGAGAAAACTTAGCCTTTTTAAACAGCGAGTTTTTGAAACGAAGGATAGAATTATCTGAAATATACGAAGATGAAAATAATACCATTCATGCAGATCCCGAACAGATAAAACAGGTTTTTTTTAATATTATTTTTAACGCTATGGAAGCTATACCTCGGGGCGGGACAATAGTCATCGAAATAAAATTATTGGATAATTACTTTCTGGAAATATCTATAAAAGATAATGGCAGCGGAATTTCGAAAGATGATTTGCCCCATATCTTCGATCCCTTTTTTAGCAAAAAGGAATCCGGCACTGGCCTTGGTCTCGCAATCACCCACCAAATTGTAAAAAACCATAATGGAAAAATTGAAGTCCAAAGCAAAATAAATAAAGGCACTATCGTTAAATTACAATTCCCTATCTATCAATGCAAATAA
- a CDS encoding response regulator, with protein MGGNMTAKKRILICDDEEGIRESLKLILENDYDLVFSCSGKECLEKLERQKDIKLVLLDIKMPKQNGLEVTREIKRVRPDIKIIIVTGYASPEIAQEAISVGADDYIPKPFASKEILDKVSESL; from the coding sequence ATGGGAGGAAACATGACAGCTAAAAAAAGAATTTTAATATGTGACGACGAAGAAGGCATCAGAGAATCTTTAAAACTCATCCTGGAAAATGACTATGATCTCGTCTTCAGCTGCAGCGGCAAGGAATGCCTTGAAAAACTCGAGCGTCAGAAAGATATCAAACTCGTCCTGCTGGATATTAAAATGCCCAAACAAAACGGCCTTGAGGTCACCCGTGAGATTAAACGCGTGCGGCCTGACATCAAAATCATCATCGTCACCGGCTATGCCAGTCCCGAAATAGCACAAGAGGCCATATCTGTCGGCGCTGACGACTACATCCCAAAACCTTTTGCTTCAAAGGAAATCCTCGACAAAGTAAGTGAATCCCTCTGA